Part of the Shewanella eurypsychrophilus genome is shown below.
ATTAAAACCAATGGTGTTGGACCTAAGCTGGCATTAACTATCTTGTCTGGTATGACATCGGCGGAGTTTGTCGCCTGTGTCGAGCGTGACGATATTGCCACCTTAGTTAAGTTACCTGGCGTAGGTAAGAAGACTGCTGAGCGCCTACTAGTAGAGATGCGTGATAAGCTCAAAAGTTTGATGGAAGCATCGGCGGGATCTGAGCGGGAATTTATGCTCAAGAGCAACTATACGCCGTCAAAGGTAGTCAACACTGCCGAAGAGGATGCAATTGCTGCTCTGTTGGCCTTGGGCTATAAGCCTGCACAGGCCAGTAAGTCAGTATCAGCGGTCTACCAGGACGGAATGAGTTCTCAGGAACTGATCAAGTCATCACTCAAGTCGATGCTGTAGCACACTTGTTTGATAGTGCAATTTAAAGAGAGATAAATGATAGAAGCCGATCGTATTATTCATGCAGAGCCTCAAGGTGTTGAGGAGTATGAAGAGCAGATAGACAGAGCCATGCGTCCTAAATTACTCGACGAGTACACAGGACAGGACGCGACTCGTGCTCAACTTAAGGTATTTATTCAAGCGGCTCAGAATCGTGGTGAAGCATTGGATCATATGCTCATCTATGGTCCGCCAGGTTTGGGGAAAACGACCTTGGCCCTTATCGTGGCTAATGAGATGGGAGTTAATATTAAATCAACCTCGGGCCCGGTACTTGAGAAAGCGGGCGATCTAGCTGCTTTATTGACTAATCTAGAGCCTGGCGATGTGTTATTTATTGATGAAATTCATCGACTAAGCCCAGTTGTGGAAGAGATCCTTTATCCCGCTATGGAGGATTATCAGCTCGATATCATGATTGGAGAGGGGCCTGCGGCTCGCTCAATTAAGTTAGATCTACCGCCGTTTACACTGATTGGTGCAACAACAAGAGCGGGGTCGTTAACTTCCCCTCTGCGAGCACGTTTTGGGATCCCCCTAAGGCTCGAGTTTTACAATGTCAAAGATCTCAGTACCATAGTGACTCGCTCTGCCAAAGTCCTCGACCTGCCTATCGATGATGAAGGGTCGTTGGAAGTGGCAAGACGCTCTCGTGGTACACCGCGTATTGCTAACCGATTATTGAGACGTGTGAGAGATTACGCCGAGGTTATGCATGACGGTGAAATTAATAAACACGTTGCTGATCTAGCGCTCGATATGCTTGATGTAGACAGTGAAGGTTTCGATTTTATGGATAGAAAACTTTTACTCGCTATCATTGATAAGTTTATGGGGGGGCCTGTAGGGCTTGATAACCTCGCAGCGGCAATCGGTGAAGAGAGAGAAACCATCGAGGATGTACTCGAACCTTACTTGATACAGCAAGGCTTTATACAGCGAACACCCCGTGGACGCATAGCCACTGAACGTGCTTACAAACACTTTAATTTAATCCAACCTGAAAAATAGGTCTCTAACTGAAATTGATTATTTGAAGGGCTGTGCTTGTTCATTGCTCTTCAATAATTAACATATACTGAGGGAACTTCTCTCCTGCTGTCGAATTTTTCTTTGCAACAACCTTTGCACCAATTTCAACATACTCCCCAGTAATACCAGGGCTGTCTAGACCAAAAATGGGAAAGTTTTTGTAGGTTTTGTTTTTATATCTCAGCCTTAGCGTTTTTAGATTAACCTTAGCTTCATTAGCCAGCTGACTAAAATTAACCGTGATCGGCAAGTTAGTGTCTGAAGTGATCAAGTACCTGCCTTGGTGGAAATCATTATCGAGCAAGGTGGCGTTTGTTGCACCACCTAACGCGCCTTTCCAATTTACATTGACAATGGTACTAGTGGTCAAGTTTTTTAACACTTTTGGATACTTAATCGGCTGGATTTCTGTAATAAATATTTGTGAGTTTACTGGCGAACTTAAACTTACGATTAGTATTAAGGCTATGAATAAACACAATTTATTTATTTTGTAATCTTTGGGTTTAAGATTTAATAATCTTAGCTTATGCATATAGACTCTCTACTTCTTATTCATTGTTGATCACCGTAAGCGCATTCACAGAAAGAACATTTTCTTGTTAACACTTCTATTTTACATTCCCACAACCTATCAATTGATTACTCAAATACGCCATTTGTAACAAAACCTCATTAAACCACACTTTTACTGCGTGAATATAATCACTATATTCAGTCGCTTACAATTTCACTATACCATATGTTGTTAAGGTGTGTTTAATTTGTTATAAAGTGTTGCTAAATATTTCATCTTTGATAATGTAAATAGCAGGTACGGTGCTAAGTACCTTTTAAACAGCGACTTATGTGTATCAGGGAAGACATAAATGACGTATAGAACATAACGGACGTTCAATTGCATAAGGTAATAAAAACAAGAAATATTCTCTGGAACACATTATGAAAAAAAAACTGCTTCTGTCGACTCTACTCGCATCAACATTTTTACTTTCTAGCCAAGCTGGTGCAACTCAGCAAACTGGGACAGCGAATTTTAACTTGGTATATCCCATCACAGTGACTCAAAATACCCCTATGGAGTTCGGAGATATTGACGTTTCTGTAGATGGAACCTGTAGCCTAGATTATGCAGATACTACCGCTGGTCCGAGCTGTATAGCGGGTGGTGCAACCGCAGCTTCTGGTGATTTCACGATTTCCTCTGCCGATGGAAGTGTCACTATTGGGCTTTCAGCCCCAGATACTACGGTACCCGGTGTAACATTTACACCGACCGTTGCTAGCTCCACTGTAACCGTCGCTTCAAACACTGCTAATTTGAAAATAGGTGGAACCGTTACGGTTGCCGCAGCAACCGCGACCGCGGGTGCACATTCATTAACCTATACGGTTGATGTCACTTATTAAGCCATTATGGTCCTTATAAAATTCAGCTATCATTTTTGATGCAATTTTGTGGAATAAGGGCCTTATTTTGCTCGTAGTAAGCTAACCAATAATAAGCTTGAAACACTCAATATGAGATTTCATAGAATTTAGCTGGGCGATATCATGAAACTATTTCTAATAGGCTGTGCTTTAGCCTTTTTTATACCTTTCAGTGTCAATGCAAATTTGCTTGTATCCCCGACTCGGGCTGAGTTAGATGATACAACACATAAAAGCGCTATTTTCTCTCTTGTTAATAAGGGGACTAGCACAGCTCGTTACAACATCTATTTTGAAGATAAGGTTCAGTTAGCCGAAGGCGGTTATCGAGTTATTGAAGGCGGTAAGCCTGCTTTATCTCAATTTGTTCGTTACTCACCAAGAAGAGTGACTCTTGAAAGCGAGCAAGGAACCCGCGTTCGTATGGCCGCTAGAGTACCTAAAGGCTTGCCAGCAGCTGAATACCGAAGTTACATCGTTTTTCACCAAATACCGTTAGCGCCAAGGGTGTCAAATCAAGCCAATGATGACTATGCAGAGACATTTAGTTTGTCTGTGACAGCCTTCGTCCGGATCTCAGTTCCAGTTATATTACGTATTGGCGAACTTGAAGGTGATGTGACTATTGGTGCTGTGACTGACGCAGAGCAGCAAACTAGTCTTGGTGTCACAATTAAACGCCATGGGTTGCGAAGCACGTATGGGGATATCGAAGTCTTTGTAGAAAAGAACATTGGCGGTGTCACTGAACTGGAAAATATTGCGAGTGTTAAAAACGTCGCAATTTACACTGAGCTGGATAGCAGAGATTTCTCTGTTAACTTAACTCGGCAGCTTATTAAGGGAGCAGAAGTTATTGTTCGTTATTCCGAAAGCAAAAACCTTAATGATGCTCAAATTATTGAAACACGCATGACCCTTTAGTGGTTTAAATTTGCGTGTCCATATGAAATCATCGTATCCCAACAAACATAATGAACAGAAGCAGGGGCTATTACTGCCCGTGCTTTTTCTGATTTCACTCCTATCACTTGTATTTTATTTACTCATCGTTCTTCTTCCTGAGTTCTTACTTAATGGCCCCGTTACTCAAGGTAAATCTTTCAAGGATATGAATGTCATCAAGGGGGGGAGCGCACCGACTCCACTCACTTTAAAACATAGAGAGCCAAGCCATAGAATACTTTTAGAGCATAAACCTAACGCGTTAAATGCCATTAAAGACACTCACACAGGGATATTTAAGCAGCTAAGAACTGCCAATACTCAGGTAACACGTACAGATGAAGAGACTAGCGATCAGTTTGAGCTAACCCGGATTCAAAAACGTTTTACTAAACCCGCGATGCAGGTTAACCCTAAAGAATTTAAGCAACACAGACGTATAATTCAGGGCGAAGTGATAACTGCAAATACGAGCCTTCATGATGCTTCATCATTAGCCCAAGTTGATGAGGTAAATTCAGGCATTAAGGATAACTTTGATCCATTGGCACTGAGAATCGCTCCTAAAGTGTTAGAGAGTCCTGATACTTGTAAGCGGTTAATCACAATACCTTATCAGACACTCCCGGTCTCTCAAGAACTCTTTCTTATTAGCCAGCTCAAATACGGTAACTTGGTCATTAGCAATGAGCTGTTTGCATATCAGCAAGAAGGAAAGCTATATCTTCCTATTCAGTTACTTGCCGAGCTTTTAATGCTCCCTGTTAAGCTCAATATTGACACCTTGTCTTTAAGTGGTTGGTATCTAACTCCTGATAGAAACATTGATATTAGTAGTCATTTAATGATGTTTTGGGGCAACAGTGACCACTGTAGTGTTCAAGAGAGCAATATCTATTTTGATGACTGGGATATCTATATTGAACTTACAATCATAGAACAAATGTTTGGTTTGAATATCAATTTTGAACCATCAAGGCAGCGTTTCAACATTAAAGAGTCGAGTTTTATCCCACTTTCACAGATACAAGATAGGAGGAGGCGATATGATCTGTTCAGTGCCCAAAAGGGTCAAAATGATCAATTGACTGTTCGAGAGATAAAGCGAGAAGACGCTATGCTTGGTGATCTTGCTATGAGCGTTGATCTTGGAATTACCTCTCAAAAAAAAGAACATATCGAAGAGACTAGCGTCGAAGGGTTTATTCAAGCTAGAACAGATTTTGCTGGTCATAATGTCTATGCAAGCTACTCATGGTCTGAAACAGATGAAGTGATTAACGCCTATATTGAGAAAACACTATCAGATTCTTGGCTAAAGCATTATCGCATAGGCAGCATTGAATCCCATTCTTTACCATTAATTTCTGAGTCTAGTGAAGGCAAGGGCATTAGATTGACAGCAGGAGATGGATTCACTCAAGACTTTCGGCATATCACAATAGAGGGAGAAATTGAGCCTGATTGGGATGTCGAACTCTATAGAAATAATAGCCTAATCGATATACAAAGGGCGGGCTCTGATGCACGTTATCGTTTTGTACAGGTGCCATTTTTTATCGGTCTTAATCAATATCAATTGAGGTTTTATGGACCCAGTGGCGAAACACGTACAGAAACGTTCAGTAAAATGTTGGATAACTCAGTCTTAGAGCAAGGTCAGTTAGGTTTTAGCTTCGGCTCGCTGCAAAGGGAACAAGATGAGTTACAACTTCATTATGTTAACGCTAATTGGGCCGTGACAGAGAGTCTCACTACAAACTTATCATTGGTTCAGCAAGAAGTTGCTGATAATGATTGGTTAACCATTCCCAAGCTTGGTATCAATTTCATAGGTGGTGAACATCTCATCCAAATTAACTACGCCAGTACTTCTAAAGGTTATGCTACAGGTGTCGCAGTGCAAGGCAGCAAGAAACACATCGATTGGTTAGCGGATTGGGAGTATTTTGATAACTTTAATTCGTGGGAGAACCCTAATGAAACACTGGAACAGCAAGCGAGTTTAAATGTGAATGGTAGCATCGACGACTCTGGTATGAGCTGGGCACTTTCTGGCAGCTGGAAAGACTATTCCATGTCCACTGATCTATTGCAGTTTAATGCCGCATTAATGGGCCGATTTAATCTACTTTCATACAGTAATGAATTGAGGTGGCAGTCAGCGATAGGTAAAGACAGAGTGTATAATCGTATGGCGGCCTCAGGCAGATTAGGTGAGTGGTACCTTAGGTCATATGTTGACTTGTCTATTTCACCTGAGCTTGAGGTTAATCAGTGGGTCGTCAATGCGAACTCATCAATCAATGACCGTATAAATTACCAAGTGGAGATCAATTACCAGCCTCAAGCTATTGATGCTTTTAGGGTTAGAAACTCTATTGCCTATCTTTTCGACCACAGTTCGTTACGGTTAGTACTTGATAATGATTCCGATGGTGATTGGTACGCTCAACTGAAATGGAATAGCTCTTTGCTGTGGCAGCCTGAATCTAATTTATGGCTACTGGATCGTGTGAGCCACCTAAATACTGGCGCCGTAAAGATTGTGGCTTTTCAGGATGATAATGCCAATAGCCTGTTTGATACAGATGAGCTAGCAATAAGTGGTTTAAGTTTTTCAGGGCACAGTCAAACATCTGCCAGTACCAATCAAGATGGTGAGTTACTGATAACTCATTTGCAAACGACACGTCCTCAGCGCCTTCTACTTAAAGAGTCAAGTTTGCCCGATCCCTTCCTCATCCCATTAATGATGGCTGTAACTGTTAACCCCCATCCTGGTCATGTACAAAAGGTGCTCTATCCGGTGTTATACACAGCAGAGCTTGAAGGAAGCGCCATGCTACTAGATGGTAAAAAACAGCTGCCTGCCAAAGGTATGCTGGTTACATTAGTAAGCACAGATGATAATCGAAAATACAAAACGAGGGTTGAATATGATGGAGTCTATATATTTGATCGCGTTCTACCTGGCCGTTATCAGCTTTCAATAGAAGACAAGTTCACACAACAAATTAATGTGAAGCCTGGTGAGTACATGGTACTAGAGTCAGTGAGTATCCTAAACTAGCTCTGTGGGAGCACTATTGGAGATGAGATGAGTCAATCTTAGAAGTTTTTAGCAAGTTGTTAGCTACACACTATACTCGTTGAGTGTCTCTCTATTTAGAAATTATCATGTTAAATGCCTTTGTTTTAGCATCTGTTATGGGCCAAGCTAGCATTAATCTAGTGCAACCAATTCTAATCATAGAGAAAAGCACGATTAACTTTGGAGATGTACAAAACTACCCTAATTCCACTTGCACCCTTAGTCTCTTCGAGCGTCAAGGTAGCGGATGCTTAGCATCTGAATGGCGCAGTGGCACTTTTCATTTAAGTGGGCTAGCTAATAAGCGTGTCACTATTGAGTTAGTTGCATTGAAACACGAGAAGTACAGTTTCACTCCATTTCTATCAAATGGCTTGCAATCTCAGACCTATGATCTCAAAACGGGTGAATTAGATATCGACATTGGGGCTGAACTCACATTGAACACTTTATTAGAGTCTGGGATATATAACATAAATTATTTAATTGAAGTTGTTTATGAATAGGCGGTTTTTAAATGACTTCTAAATATGTCTGCAGTTGGTAAATCGCTTGATTCTTTATCTGCAACCTATAAAAAGTCACAATTGAGTACCTCTTGATAATTATTTAAATGAATGGTTAACGATGGATTAGTTTATTTAAAATAAGTTACATAATGTATCGGCTTGGCAATTGTTAATACT
Proteins encoded:
- the ruvA gene encoding Holliday junction branch migration protein RuvA, whose protein sequence is MIGRLRGLLIEKQAPEILIEVSGLGYEVQMPLTSFFELPELNQEAIVYTHFVVREDAQLLYGFITKQERALFRLLIKTNGVGPKLALTILSGMTSAEFVACVERDDIATLVKLPGVGKKTAERLLVEMRDKLKSLMEASAGSEREFMLKSNYTPSKVVNTAEEDAIAALLALGYKPAQASKSVSAVYQDGMSSQELIKSSLKSML
- a CDS encoding DUF4402 domain-containing protein, with amino-acid sequence MKKKLLLSTLLASTFLLSSQAGATQQTGTANFNLVYPITVTQNTPMEFGDIDVSVDGTCSLDYADTTAGPSCIAGGATAASGDFTISSADGSVTIGLSAPDTTVPGVTFTPTVASSTVTVASNTANLKIGGTVTVAAATATAGAHSLTYTVDVTY
- the ruvB gene encoding Holliday junction branch migration DNA helicase RuvB; translated protein: MIEADRIIHAEPQGVEEYEEQIDRAMRPKLLDEYTGQDATRAQLKVFIQAAQNRGEALDHMLIYGPPGLGKTTLALIVANEMGVNIKSTSGPVLEKAGDLAALLTNLEPGDVLFIDEIHRLSPVVEEILYPAMEDYQLDIMIGEGPAARSIKLDLPPFTLIGATTRAGSLTSPLRARFGIPLRLEFYNVKDLSTIVTRSAKVLDLPIDDEGSLEVARRSRGTPRIANRLLRRVRDYAEVMHDGEINKHVADLALDMLDVDSEGFDFMDRKLLLAIIDKFMGGPVGLDNLAAAIGEERETIEDVLEPYLIQQGFIQRTPRGRIATERAYKHFNLIQPEK
- a CDS encoding carboxypeptidase regulatory-like domain-containing protein, whose protein sequence is MKSSYPNKHNEQKQGLLLPVLFLISLLSLVFYLLIVLLPEFLLNGPVTQGKSFKDMNVIKGGSAPTPLTLKHREPSHRILLEHKPNALNAIKDTHTGIFKQLRTANTQVTRTDEETSDQFELTRIQKRFTKPAMQVNPKEFKQHRRIIQGEVITANTSLHDASSLAQVDEVNSGIKDNFDPLALRIAPKVLESPDTCKRLITIPYQTLPVSQELFLISQLKYGNLVISNELFAYQQEGKLYLPIQLLAELLMLPVKLNIDTLSLSGWYLTPDRNIDISSHLMMFWGNSDHCSVQESNIYFDDWDIYIELTIIEQMFGLNINFEPSRQRFNIKESSFIPLSQIQDRRRRYDLFSAQKGQNDQLTVREIKREDAMLGDLAMSVDLGITSQKKEHIEETSVEGFIQARTDFAGHNVYASYSWSETDEVINAYIEKTLSDSWLKHYRIGSIESHSLPLISESSEGKGIRLTAGDGFTQDFRHITIEGEIEPDWDVELYRNNSLIDIQRAGSDARYRFVQVPFFIGLNQYQLRFYGPSGETRTETFSKMLDNSVLEQGQLGFSFGSLQREQDELQLHYVNANWAVTESLTTNLSLVQQEVADNDWLTIPKLGINFIGGEHLIQINYASTSKGYATGVAVQGSKKHIDWLADWEYFDNFNSWENPNETLEQQASLNVNGSIDDSGMSWALSGSWKDYSMSTDLLQFNAALMGRFNLLSYSNELRWQSAIGKDRVYNRMAASGRLGEWYLRSYVDLSISPELEVNQWVVNANSSINDRINYQVEINYQPQAIDAFRVRNSIAYLFDHSSLRLVLDNDSDGDWYAQLKWNSSLLWQPESNLWLLDRVSHLNTGAVKIVAFQDDNANSLFDTDELAISGLSFSGHSQTSASTNQDGELLITHLQTTRPQRLLLKESSLPDPFLIPLMMAVTVNPHPGHVQKVLYPVLYTAELEGSAMLLDGKKQLPAKGMLVTLVSTDDNRKYKTRVEYDGVYIFDRVLPGRYQLSIEDKFTQQINVKPGEYMVLESVSILN